A single window of Tissierellales bacterium DNA harbors:
- a CDS encoding DUF5082 family protein, with protein sequence MVYGYPDYQSELGNINLRIESCETGIRMNERKIRKLREALSELKIEYNKLENHIEDFKNNLCEVEDWQGTRYWEHVNEVNRVRKMLYSYNWEIEESITSIEDEIEELETGISSKKSEIKKLNSRRNQLRKEAKKKKSLENPLGSGTY encoded by the coding sequence ATGGTTTATGGATATCCAGATTATCAATCGGAATTAGGCAATATAAATTTAAGAATAGAAAGCTGTGAAACGGGAATTAGAATGAATGAGAGGAAGATAAGAAAGTTAAGAGAGGCTTTAAGTGAATTAAAAATAGAATATAATAAACTAGAAAATCATATAGAGGATTTTAAAAATAATTTATGTGAAGTAGAAGATTGGCAGGGCACAAGATATTGGGAACATGTAAATGAAGTAAATAGAGTTAGAAAGATGCTTTATAGCTATAATTGGGAGATTGAGGAATCTATAACTTCTATAGAAGATGAAATAGAGGAGTTGGAAACTGGTATAAGCAGTAAAAAAAGTGAAATCAAGAAGCTAAATTCTAGAAGAAATCAATTACGTAAAGAAGCTAAAAAGAAAAAATCATTAGAGAACCCACTTGGTTCTGGAACTTATTA